One window of the Crateriforma spongiae genome contains the following:
- a CDS encoding sulfatase-like hydrolase/transferase produces MRSVIFTALVCAALSPLRADERPNVLVILCDDIGAHELSLYGHPKHQTPVLDELGKTGVWFTTGYSTPICHTTRFEIMTGQYAHHNGVYHFPNRPGGPPANTGPDDIGSHLTFGKLFQQAGYATAHAGKWQLSGEHPTLIHECGFDEYCMWAYTHNLPEGVTHDGAWEGKPGGKTCRYWHPSIVQNGKYLDTDDDSYGPDIYSDFILDFVQRHPEDPFFVYYPMALTHGQFFTTPDTTETIKDRFQHSPRKNWQANVQYTDKIIGKLIDGLESMGRRENTLVIFVGDNGSSGNGKAKTTEMGCRVPFIVNSPNLVKPSGECRELVDLSDIVPTICEVASIELPEDHIIDGVSFAPYLQGDMTPLRDWIYAPLGGKRVVRTKRYLLENNSPTNFGQLYDCGESRDGSGYVDITEDESAEAKQARQMMLEILADKPVPNVAQKKPAAAKKKGKKAKSTSSVKAAAK; encoded by the coding sequence ATGCGATCCGTCATTTTTACCGCTCTGGTCTGTGCAGCTTTGTCACCACTGCGGGCCGACGAACGCCCCAATGTCTTGGTGATTTTGTGTGACGACATCGGTGCCCATGAATTGTCGCTCTATGGTCACCCCAAACATCAAACACCAGTGTTGGATGAACTTGGAAAGACTGGGGTGTGGTTCACAACGGGGTATTCGACACCGATTTGTCATACGACCCGATTCGAAATCATGACCGGTCAGTACGCGCATCATAATGGTGTGTACCATTTTCCCAATCGTCCGGGTGGTCCACCGGCGAACACGGGGCCGGATGATATCGGCAGCCATTTGACGTTTGGCAAGCTGTTTCAACAGGCCGGCTATGCGACCGCCCATGCGGGGAAGTGGCAGTTGTCCGGAGAGCATCCGACGTTGATTCACGAATGCGGCTTTGATGAGTATTGCATGTGGGCCTACACCCACAATCTGCCCGAAGGCGTGACGCACGACGGCGCTTGGGAAGGCAAGCCGGGCGGCAAGACCTGTCGTTATTGGCATCCATCGATCGTTCAAAATGGAAAGTACTTGGATACGGACGACGACAGTTATGGACCGGATATCTATTCCGATTTCATTTTGGATTTTGTTCAGCGACATCCCGAAGATCCATTCTTTGTCTACTATCCGATGGCTTTGACGCACGGCCAGTTTTTTACGACACCGGACACCACCGAAACGATCAAGGATCGCTTTCAACATAGTCCGCGAAAGAACTGGCAGGCCAATGTGCAATACACCGACAAGATCATCGGCAAACTGATCGATGGCTTGGAATCCATGGGACGCCGAGAAAACACCTTGGTCATTTTCGTTGGCGACAATGGCTCCAGCGGCAATGGAAAAGCCAAAACGACCGAGATGGGCTGTCGCGTGCCCTTCATCGTCAACAGCCCCAACCTGGTGAAACCTTCGGGCGAGTGCAGAGAATTGGTGGACCTGTCGGACATTGTACCGACGATCTGTGAGGTTGCTTCGATCGAACTGCCTGAAGATCACATCATCGACGGCGTTTCATTTGCGCCGTACTTGCAAGGTGACATGACGCCGTTGCGCGATTGGATTTATGCTCCGCTGGGTGGAAAACGCGTGGTGCGAACGAAACGATATCTGTTGGAAAACAATTCACCCACCAACTTTGGTCAACTGTACGACTGTGGTGAATCCCGCGATGGCAGCGGCTACGTTGATATCACCGAGGACGAATCCGCCGAGGCGAAGCAGGCTCGCCAAATGATGCTTGAAATTCTGGCGGACAAACCGGTTCCCAACGTGGCGCAAAAGAAACCGGCCGCCGCGAAGAAGAAAGGGAAGAAGGCAAAGTCCACGTCCAGTGTCAAAGCGGCCGCCAAGTGA
- a CDS encoding DUF1501 domain-containing protein, with product MNSSLRCDGVSRRNIIRVGGLTAFGLGIGGFHHCRRANADHQPVAKAKSCILVWLDGGPSHLESFDVKPDAAEEVRGPLGSIPTSISGVRIGECLPRLAGLLHKMTIVRSMTSPLGEHNFGTHYMMTGYRPSPALDYPAFGSTLSMHRPASGVLPPNVAVPQFTGNIQDHGFLPTETAAFEVGGKPDQADFRVKDLDFYRGLDLQRLDRRRQFVDAIDQFSRVADAGGLKPNEDLRRAYDLIASADAKAAFDIHREPDAVRKRYGRVGGNGVGQSCLLARRLVERGVPFVTVNSPGWDTHQDIVNLKQRFPNDQNAHLPALDRAVSALVEDLDQRGRLDDTLVIVMGEFGRTPKINTRGGRDHWPNCFSVLLAGGGIMAGNVYGASDAQGELPADQPVTPADLAATVYTLLGIDPAGVLKTSDGRPVRITPDGSQAIRGIMA from the coding sequence ATGAATTCGTCTTTGCGTTGCGACGGTGTCAGTCGCCGAAACATCATCCGCGTGGGAGGCTTGACCGCTTTTGGTCTCGGCATCGGTGGATTCCATCACTGTCGACGCGCCAACGCCGATCATCAACCGGTTGCGAAAGCCAAATCCTGCATCCTGGTTTGGCTGGATGGCGGACCGAGCCACTTGGAGTCTTTTGACGTCAAACCGGATGCGGCGGAAGAGGTGCGTGGGCCTTTGGGTTCAATCCCAACGTCAATTTCTGGCGTTCGAATCGGCGAATGCTTGCCGCGATTGGCCGGCTTGCTTCACAAGATGACGATCGTTCGTTCGATGACGTCGCCGCTGGGCGAACACAACTTTGGCACGCACTACATGATGACGGGCTATCGTCCGTCGCCGGCCTTGGACTATCCCGCGTTCGGGTCCACTTTGTCGATGCATCGCCCGGCGTCCGGTGTGCTGCCGCCGAATGTGGCGGTTCCTCAGTTCACCGGCAATATCCAGGATCACGGTTTCTTGCCGACCGAAACCGCAGCCTTTGAAGTCGGCGGCAAGCCCGACCAAGCTGATTTTCGGGTCAAAGATTTGGACTTCTATCGCGGTTTGGATCTTCAACGATTGGATCGTCGACGCCAGTTCGTTGACGCGATTGATCAGTTCAGTCGCGTGGCGGATGCAGGCGGTTTGAAACCGAACGAAGATTTGCGGCGTGCCTATGATTTGATTGCGTCCGCCGACGCCAAGGCCGCCTTTGACATTCACAGGGAACCAGACGCTGTACGAAAACGGTATGGTCGGGTTGGCGGCAACGGAGTGGGGCAAAGTTGTTTGCTGGCGCGGCGTTTGGTCGAACGAGGCGTTCCTTTTGTGACGGTGAACAGTCCGGGTTGGGATACGCACCAAGACATCGTGAATTTGAAACAGCGATTTCCCAACGACCAGAACGCTCACCTACCGGCATTGGATCGTGCGGTTTCTGCATTGGTGGAAGATTTGGACCAGCGTGGACGGCTGGACGACACGCTGGTCATCGTGATGGGAGAGTTCGGTCGGACGCCGAAGATCAACACTCGCGGTGGTCGCGACCACTGGCCCAACTGCTTCAGCGTCTTGTTGGCCGGCGGCGGGATCATGGCAGGCAATGTTTATGGGGCCAGCGACGCACAGGGGGAATTGCCCGCCGATCAACCGGTGACACCCGCGGATTTGGCCGCCACGGTCTATACCCTGTTGGGCATTGATCCCGCCGGTGTGCTGAAGACGTCTGACGGTCGACCGGTACGAATCACGCCGGACGGTTCACAGGCGATCCGCGGAATCATGGCATGA
- a CDS encoding sulfatase-like hydrolase/transferase, protein MRLLIFACLVGLAAVNGIADQDRPNILWLSCEDISPHLGCYGDPNAITPNIDQLAKEGVRYSHAFTTAGVCAPCRSGIITGLYQTTLGTHHMRCTAKLPDDIKPFPIYLRQTGYYCTNNSKTDYQFDHPKDTWDESSRKAHWRNRPEKSQPFFSVFNFTGCHESGIASSEKYKSVTEGLAPSERQDADALTLPPYYPDTPTVREDWKRNYELITAMDHWAGDLIDQLKEDGLYDNTIIMFWSDHGVGLPRAKRWLYDSGTHIPLVIRIPERFRDSDEERPGTTTDRLVSSIDFGPTVLRLAGIEVPPHVQGQAFLGNGAASPRDYVYGGRDRMDERYDIIRTVRDKRFRYIRNYEPLKTYYQYMNTPEKGATMRELRRLHEAGELPAEAEALFAPTKPVEELYDCVADPHQVNNLADDPAFADQLKRMRDAHLRWVKQTRDIGLIPEPIIIERRETLGNEYAILRQPGQESTVARIADTAVLASSGPSALPDLVRATDDPDSAVRYWAAVGIGNMADSAKGSAIDGMQKMLHDESSAVRTAAARALCRMGAPEQALGVLINEMTTGQQWERLHAAIVLDEIDEQARPVIDDMRQGLQYTPGFNSEGKYRVRVINRALNELEGTNNTVK, encoded by the coding sequence ATGAGACTTCTGATCTTCGCTTGTCTAGTCGGACTTGCGGCAGTAAACGGCATCGCGGACCAAGACCGTCCGAACATTCTTTGGCTATCCTGCGAAGACATCAGCCCGCATCTGGGATGTTACGGCGACCCGAACGCCATCACGCCGAATATCGATCAGTTGGCAAAGGAAGGTGTGAGGTACTCCCACGCGTTCACCACCGCGGGTGTGTGTGCGCCGTGTCGCAGCGGGATCATCACCGGCCTGTATCAAACGACCCTTGGCACGCACCACATGCGTTGCACGGCAAAGTTGCCCGACGACATCAAGCCATTCCCGATCTATCTGCGTCAAACGGGTTACTACTGCACCAACAATTCCAAAACGGACTACCAGTTCGACCACCCCAAAGACACGTGGGATGAATCATCCCGCAAAGCCCATTGGCGAAATCGTCCAGAAAAGTCCCAACCGTTCTTTTCCGTCTTCAATTTCACTGGATGTCACGAGTCAGGAATCGCAAGTTCGGAGAAGTACAAGTCCGTGACAGAGGGGTTGGCTCCTTCGGAGCGTCAAGACGCCGACGCGTTGACGCTTCCTCCCTACTATCCCGACACGCCGACCGTTCGCGAAGACTGGAAACGCAACTATGAACTGATCACGGCGATGGATCACTGGGCCGGTGATTTGATCGATCAGTTGAAGGAAGACGGGCTGTACGACAACACGATCATCATGTTTTGGTCGGACCATGGCGTCGGATTGCCTCGGGCCAAACGTTGGCTTTATGACTCCGGAACCCACATCCCACTGGTGATCCGGATTCCGGAGCGGTTTCGTGATTCCGATGAAGAACGGCCTGGAACAACAACCGACCGGCTGGTCAGTTCGATCGACTTTGGCCCCACCGTGCTGCGGCTCGCAGGCATTGAAGTCCCCCCCCATGTCCAAGGTCAAGCGTTTCTTGGCAATGGTGCCGCGTCGCCACGCGATTACGTCTATGGCGGACGCGACCGGATGGATGAAAGGTACGACATCATCCGAACGGTCCGTGACAAAAGGTTCCGTTACATCCGAAATTACGAGCCGCTGAAGACGTACTACCAGTACATGAATACGCCGGAAAAGGGCGCGACGATGCGGGAGCTTCGACGACTTCACGAAGCGGGAGAGTTGCCTGCTGAGGCGGAGGCTTTGTTCGCGCCGACCAAGCCGGTCGAAGAGTTATACGACTGTGTCGCCGACCCCCATCAAGTCAACAATCTGGCGGATGATCCCGCATTTGCTGACCAGCTGAAACGTATGCGTGATGCGCACCTTCGCTGGGTCAAGCAGACTCGGGATATCGGATTGATTCCCGAGCCGATCATTATCGAACGTCGAGAAACGCTGGGCAACGAATACGCGATCCTTCGACAACCCGGGCAGGAATCCACCGTAGCTCGAATCGCCGACACCGCCGTGTTGGCATCATCCGGACCGTCGGCTTTGCCCGATTTGGTCCGTGCAACCGATGATCCCGACAGCGCCGTGCGCTACTGGGCGGCGGTGGGCATCGGCAACATGGCGGATTCGGCAAAGGGTTCCGCCATTGATGGGATGCAAAAGATGTTGCACGACGAATCATCGGCCGTTCGTACTGCCGCGGCACGAGCGCTTTGTCGGATGGGCGCTCCGGAGCAAGCGTTGGGTGTGCTGATCAACGAAATGACGACGGGACAGCAGTGGGAACGCTTGCACGCGGCGATCGTGTTGGACGAGATCGACGAACAGGCTCGACCCGTCATCGATGACATGCGGCAAGGTCTTCAGTACACCCCCGGTTTCAACTCCGAAGGCAAGTATCGCGTTCGCGTGATCAATCGCGCGCTCAACGAACTGGAAGGCACCAACAACACCGTCAAATGA
- a CDS encoding SDR family oxidoreductase — protein MDTVQEITTYPDVELKDPRDLYARPPFEHQSTTSMPGSETDMVPDADHGEEHYRGSGKLKGLNALVTGADSGIGRAIALCYAREGANVTLNYLSEDGDAEEARVLVESAGVKAVAIKGDLRNEAFCKDLVQQHVDHHGSLDVLVNNAAFQVTEDNIEDFSTEVFDRIMKTNVYAPFWLSKFAVEQVPAGGSIINTVSIQGYDPSPYLLPYSTTKSALIGMTKALAKLSIDRGVRVNAVAPGPVWTPLIPGSMPEDKIKNFGDNTVFGRPAQPIELAPLYVWLASMDASYVTGEVFGCTGGRSPA, from the coding sequence ATGGATACCGTTCAAGAAATCACCACCTATCCTGACGTTGAACTCAAAGACCCCCGCGACCTATACGCGCGACCGCCTTTTGAACATCAGTCGACCACTTCCATGCCCGGTAGCGAAACGGACATGGTTCCCGATGCGGATCACGGCGAAGAACACTATCGCGGCAGCGGAAAGCTGAAAGGACTAAACGCACTGGTCACTGGTGCCGACAGCGGAATCGGTCGCGCAATTGCATTGTGCTATGCGAGGGAAGGCGCGAACGTGACGCTGAACTATTTGTCCGAAGACGGCGATGCGGAAGAGGCTCGAGTGCTGGTGGAATCCGCCGGTGTCAAAGCCGTGGCAATCAAGGGCGATCTGCGGAACGAGGCGTTCTGCAAAGACTTGGTCCAGCAGCACGTCGATCATCATGGATCCTTGGACGTCTTGGTCAACAACGCCGCCTTTCAAGTCACCGAAGATAACATCGAAGACTTTTCCACGGAAGTTTTCGATCGCATCATGAAGACGAACGTGTACGCGCCGTTCTGGTTGTCCAAGTTCGCCGTCGAACAAGTTCCGGCGGGCGGCAGCATTATCAACACGGTGTCCATCCAGGGCTACGATCCGTCGCCGTATCTGTTGCCATATTCGACAACGAAATCGGCGTTGATTGGGATGACCAAGGCACTCGCAAAACTGTCGATTGACCGTGGCGTCCGTGTCAACGCGGTCGCGCCGGGGCCCGTCTGGACGCCACTGATTCCTGGATCCATGCCGGAAGACAAAATTAAAAACTTCGGCGACAACACGGTCTTCGGGCGACCCGCCCAGCCGATCGAATTGGCACCGCTGTATGTCTGGTTGGCCAGTATGGACGCCAGCTATGTGACCGGCGAAGTTTTCGGCTGCACCGGGGGGCGGTCACCGGCGTGA
- a CDS encoding glycoside hydrolase family 117 protein produces MRTIFRLLIPTCVLTGGLMSAMCCVSDEPTDPKSVPAFPYGEVPEQKPDIPLSRAMQRVYDGTYAGLDCARNELFSRFKYTPLKGLDYSNGDGTVSRRDATKIIKHDGKFYVWYTKRHTATPPNYDGGANDTIPSRDWDLAEIWYATSTDGFTWQEQAVAIEQNEKPNPGWRSVSTPDILVWQGKYYLYYQAYLAMPGSRTSSATNGDDCPVSASVADSPDGPWTPCNRIVVDNGPPGSWDQYVIHDPYPLVRNGKIYLYYKGEMGGDPPVRAQGLAIADHPFGPFRKHPLNPVINSGHETSLFPFKEGLAALVSRHGLEHNTIQYAPDGVNFEVAAITGLMPIAPGAYVPDAFTDTKDGRGITWGLCHFRNIKRDEGKSHSMLARFDCDLSLDVHDIEMKESDIFNDPEINFKFGLSEQQRERIESNARAELKR; encoded by the coding sequence ATGCGAACTATTTTCCGCTTGCTGATCCCCACCTGCGTGCTGACCGGCGGTCTGATGTCGGCCATGTGCTGCGTCTCCGACGAACCGACGGATCCAAAGTCTGTCCCAGCCTTTCCTTACGGCGAGGTCCCCGAACAGAAACCTGACATTCCGCTGAGCCGCGCGATGCAGCGAGTTTACGACGGAACCTATGCAGGACTGGACTGCGCACGCAACGAACTGTTCAGTCGTTTCAAGTACACGCCATTGAAAGGCCTGGACTATTCCAACGGCGACGGGACCGTTTCCCGGCGTGATGCAACCAAGATCATCAAGCACGATGGCAAGTTCTATGTCTGGTACACCAAGCGTCACACTGCGACGCCGCCCAACTATGACGGCGGAGCCAACGATACGATCCCGTCACGCGACTGGGACCTAGCGGAGATTTGGTATGCGACCAGCACCGACGGTTTTACTTGGCAAGAGCAGGCCGTGGCCATCGAGCAAAACGAGAAACCCAATCCAGGTTGGCGATCCGTCTCCACACCCGACATCCTGGTTTGGCAAGGCAAGTATTACCTTTACTATCAAGCGTACTTGGCGATGCCGGGCAGCCGAACCAGCAGTGCGACCAACGGCGACGACTGTCCCGTGTCCGCATCGGTGGCCGATTCACCCGATGGCCCGTGGACCCCGTGCAACAGAATCGTTGTCGACAACGGACCGCCGGGATCATGGGATCAATACGTGATCCATGATCCGTATCCTTTGGTGCGAAACGGCAAAATCTATCTTTATTACAAGGGTGAAATGGGCGGCGACCCACCGGTGCGTGCCCAGGGTTTGGCGATCGCCGATCATCCGTTTGGTCCGTTTCGCAAACACCCGCTGAACCCCGTCATCAACTCGGGCCACGAAACATCGTTGTTTCCATTCAAAGAAGGTTTGGCGGCACTCGTCAGCCGACATGGGCTGGAACACAACACCATCCAGTACGCGCCCGATGGAGTCAATTTCGAAGTCGCGGCGATCACCGGACTGATGCCGATCGCGCCGGGTGCCTACGTTCCCGATGCGTTCACCGATACCAAAGACGGACGCGGAATCACGTGGGGACTCTGCCACTTTCGAAACATCAAACGTGACGAAGGCAAAAGCCACAGCATGCTTGCACGATTCGATTGTGATCTCAGCCTGGACGTGCACGATATCGAAATGAAGGAAAGCGATATCTTCAACGACCCGGAAATCAATTTCAAATTTGGTCTGTCTGAACAACAGCGTGAACGCATCGAATCGAACGCTCGGGCGGAATTAAAACGCTAG
- a CDS encoding DUF1549 and DUF1553 domain-containing protein, which produces MNCWIRSALALGMMITIDARLCADDRIDFRADVLPILTKHGCNAGACHGAALGRGNFKLSLFGSRPADDYDAIVRQVGGRRVNGVRPENSLLLLKPTGQLAHGGEQRFDIDSDAARTITRWIAAGARFESDRRLVDLSIHPQQVTVDAVGQSVSLKAIAKFSDGMTRDVTANTILAPDDPAALSVQEDVGSVQVLRPGSHVLVARFINRVQPIQIRAPIGDAALEVESDDRENEAIGMIDRSVNRILSDLRLPASPKTDDEAFLRRVTLDLTGRLPTLDQRRSFLEDHRDDKREQWIDHLLGSEAFSRYWTSQLAEWFRVRSQNNDQKATEAYRDWLYRSIQDRVSFDDLVQQMLTASGDTHQVGPANFYRIAPGGRPTAELVSEVFMGSRMRCANCHDHPLDRWTQDDYHGLAAIFATVQSGPVVRLDSAATITHPVTLQPAIPRIPGGRQLATNQPMVQTFSRWLVDDDNPYFAKAAVNRMWKHMMGRGLVDAVDDFRQTNPASHPELLQHLADDFVANGYQIRKTLRLIANSDAYQRDSVANSQNQHDDRFYSHALRRPLSPSVLADAISDVIGIADDYSAWGDIDRAIDLVDGAVQIPSLEVLGRCDPKAICMADDTASTGMSTMLHLFNGELLNDRIDATRGRLRSCRDANMTAMQTVEQIYAAALCRDPTENEKAFWVDHLEMADDPADFLEDVMWAMVSSREFATNH; this is translated from the coding sequence ATGAATTGTTGGATCCGATCGGCATTGGCATTGGGCATGATGATCACGATTGATGCGCGTTTGTGCGCGGACGATCGAATCGACTTTCGCGCCGACGTGCTGCCGATTTTGACCAAACACGGTTGTAACGCGGGCGCCTGTCATGGGGCCGCTTTGGGGCGGGGCAATTTCAAACTGTCATTGTTCGGCAGTCGACCTGCCGACGACTACGATGCGATCGTGCGGCAAGTCGGCGGGCGTCGGGTCAACGGCGTCCGTCCAGAGAACAGTTTGTTGCTGCTGAAACCGACCGGGCAACTGGCCCACGGAGGCGAACAACGGTTCGACATCGATAGCGACGCGGCGCGAACGATCACGCGATGGATCGCGGCAGGAGCCCGATTCGAAAGCGATCGACGCTTGGTCGACCTTTCCATTCATCCGCAACAGGTCACCGTCGATGCGGTCGGCCAATCGGTTTCGTTGAAGGCAATCGCCAAGTTTAGTGACGGGATGACCCGAGACGTCACCGCGAACACCATCTTGGCACCGGATGATCCCGCCGCATTGTCGGTCCAGGAGGACGTTGGATCAGTCCAAGTGTTGCGGCCGGGCAGCCATGTTTTAGTTGCTCGCTTCATCAATCGCGTCCAGCCGATTCAGATTCGTGCACCAATCGGCGATGCGGCTTTGGAAGTCGAATCGGATGACCGGGAGAATGAAGCGATTGGAATGATCGATCGCAGCGTCAATCGAATACTGTCGGATCTGCGGTTGCCGGCGTCGCCGAAAACCGACGACGAAGCATTCTTGAGAAGAGTCACGTTGGATTTGACGGGACGCTTACCGACGCTTGATCAACGACGTTCGTTTCTGGAAGACCACCGCGACGACAAACGTGAACAGTGGATCGATCACCTGTTGGGATCCGAAGCGTTCAGCCGTTACTGGACGTCCCAGCTAGCGGAGTGGTTTCGCGTACGCAGTCAGAACAACGACCAGAAAGCGACGGAAGCATATCGCGATTGGCTATATCGATCGATTCAGGATCGAGTGAGTTTCGACGATTTGGTCCAGCAAATGCTGACGGCCAGCGGCGACACGCATCAAGTCGGGCCGGCAAACTTCTATCGGATCGCACCAGGTGGACGACCCACGGCAGAATTAGTTAGCGAAGTTTTCATGGGTTCGCGAATGCGATGTGCGAATTGCCACGATCATCCGCTGGACCGCTGGACACAGGATGATTACCACGGCTTGGCGGCAATTTTTGCGACCGTCCAATCGGGTCCCGTCGTTCGTTTGGATTCCGCCGCCACAATCACGCATCCGGTGACGCTACAGCCGGCCATTCCGCGAATTCCGGGCGGACGCCAGCTGGCAACCAACCAGCCCATGGTGCAGACGTTTTCGCGGTGGCTGGTCGACGACGACAATCCGTATTTTGCCAAGGCGGCCGTCAATCGCATGTGGAAACACATGATGGGGCGTGGACTGGTCGATGCCGTCGATGATTTCCGCCAAACGAATCCCGCCAGCCATCCGGAATTGTTGCAACACTTGGCGGATGATTTTGTGGCCAACGGATACCAAATTCGCAAGACGCTGCGTTTGATCGCCAACAGTGATGCGTATCAACGCGACAGTGTGGCGAATTCTCAAAACCAGCACGACGACCGTTTTTATTCCCACGCACTGCGTCGGCCGTTGTCGCCGTCCGTGCTGGCCGATGCCATCAGCGATGTCATTGGCATTGCCGACGACTATTCGGCTTGGGGCGATATCGATCGGGCGATTGATTTGGTCGACGGGGCGGTGCAAATTCCATCTTTGGAGGTTTTGGGGCGATGCGATCCGAAAGCGATTTGCATGGCCGATGATACGGCGTCGACCGGCATGTCAACGATGCTGCACCTGTTCAACGGTGAATTGCTGAACGACCGAATCGATGCAACACGTGGGCGGTTAAGGTCTTGTCGTGATGCCAACATGACCGCGATGCAGACCGTCGAACAGATTTATGCGGCCGCGTTATGTCGAGATCCGACGGAAAATGAAAAGGCGTTCTGGGTGGATCACTTGGAAATGGCCGATGACCCGGCGGATTTCCTGGAAGATGTGATGTGGGCGATGGTGTCCAGTCGCGAATTCGCAACCAATCATTAG
- a CDS encoding WD40 repeat domain-containing protein produces MNAWRTLILVASLSGSMLSMTGTAADNPPITDVAFSPDGRFLVCVGQMGIVSRRWPDLETVAEIQVPLDNLHCVAFSPNGDHLAVGGGNPADFGAVVTLRWSDGLLEETFVHQYRQFDDSVVDVQWTSNESWLAASIDRTVRHVDLNQSDVTVMQGHSRAVTAVEAFAQSQWILSGGDDQRLRLWDSTDFRTVRTLKQHTGSIVDISTAPSNDGLPVVASASEDRTIRLWQPTIGRLIRFCRLPQQPLKIAWSPDSRTILAACRDGNVRWIDVPSVQVVHTRQAIDGWAYAIAIHPSEPSFVVAGSGGQIRPLPLNHTN; encoded by the coding sequence ATGAACGCGTGGCGAACTTTGATTCTGGTTGCGTCCTTATCGGGATCGATGCTGTCGATGACCGGGACCGCTGCCGATAATCCGCCAATCACCGATGTCGCCTTTTCACCGGATGGGCGGTTCTTGGTCTGCGTCGGTCAAATGGGAATCGTTTCACGGCGCTGGCCCGATTTAGAAACCGTCGCGGAAATCCAAGTCCCGCTGGACAACCTGCACTGCGTCGCCTTTTCGCCGAATGGCGACCATTTGGCGGTTGGTGGCGGCAATCCCGCCGACTTTGGCGCGGTCGTGACGTTGAGGTGGTCTGACGGCTTACTCGAAGAAACCTTCGTTCATCAGTATCGGCAATTCGATGACAGCGTCGTCGATGTGCAATGGACCAGCAATGAATCTTGGCTGGCGGCGTCGATCGACCGAACGGTTCGGCATGTCGATTTGAATCAGTCCGACGTAACGGTGATGCAGGGACATTCTCGCGCCGTAACCGCCGTCGAGGCATTCGCCCAGTCGCAGTGGATTCTTAGCGGCGGTGACGATCAGCGATTGCGGTTGTGGGATTCCACAGATTTCAGAACGGTACGCACGTTGAAGCAGCATACCGGATCGATCGTCGATATTTCTACGGCGCCTTCGAACGACGGTTTGCCCGTTGTCGCGTCCGCATCCGAAGACCGAACGATACGGCTTTGGCAGCCGACCATCGGACGGCTGATTCGTTTCTGCCGATTGCCACAACAGCCGCTGAAGATCGCCTGGTCCCCCGATAGCCGGACGATTCTGGCCGCATGTCGTGACGGCAATGTGCGATGGATCGATGTTCCTTCAGTCCAAGTGGTCCATACCCGTCAGGCGATCGACGGTTGGGCGTACGCCATAGCGATCCATCCCAGTGAACCGTCATTCGTCGTGGCGGGTTCGGGAGGACAGATCCGACCATTGCCTCTGAATCACACAAATTGA
- a CDS encoding trimeric intracellular cation channel family protein, with protein MDQIIELLAVIASAIFGVSLARRHNMDFAGVFSMALIVAFGGGSLRDIFLDRHPLFWIEKHHYPVIVFFLALVTSVVPRFPKSIEKWLIIPDALGLGLFSVAGTDAALESGTSFFVAALMGAITGTFGGVMAEVICNQVPSLFRPAPMYATCAFTGSWFYVLLQQWEPARPIAGPVAIIVIVVFRLLALRFQWILPQTEADE; from the coding sequence ATGGATCAGATCATTGAATTGTTGGCGGTGATCGCCAGTGCCATCTTTGGCGTCTCGCTGGCTCGACGGCACAACATGGACTTCGCCGGCGTGTTCAGCATGGCATTGATCGTCGCGTTTGGCGGTGGATCGCTGCGGGACATTTTTCTGGATCGACACCCGCTGTTCTGGATTGAAAAGCACCACTACCCGGTGATCGTGTTTTTCCTAGCTTTGGTCACATCCGTGGTCCCGCGATTTCCGAAATCGATCGAAAAATGGCTGATCATTCCTGATGCCTTGGGGTTAGGGCTGTTCAGCGTTGCGGGCACCGACGCGGCGTTGGAATCGGGTACGTCGTTTTTTGTTGCCGCATTGATGGGCGCGATCACCGGAACCTTCGGCGGCGTGATGGCAGAGGTGATCTGTAACCAAGTCCCCAGTCTGTTTCGCCCCGCCCCCATGTACGCGACTTGCGCGTTCACCGGTTCGTGGTTTTATGTGTTGTTGCAGCAATGGGAACCGGCGCGCCCCATCGCCGGCCCGGTCGCCATCATCGTGATCGTTGTCTTTCGACTGTTGGCGTTACGCTTTCAGTGGATTTTGCCGCAGACCGAGGCGGACGAGTGA